Proteins co-encoded in one Spirosoma endbachense genomic window:
- a CDS encoding NUDIX hydrolase: MKVRPSALIWRQNANQTEVLLMRYNYGGQDVYALPGGNPDRGEILPATIIRELREELGVSVDVGEMILAGEMLLSERNDDVLHVVFAARNLQGEPVLNPDETTALELVWKPIAELEQLNLYPNIGKKIRPWFSSATYLGYVGRIEQQYFG; the protein is encoded by the coding sequence ATGAAAGTCCGCCCGTCTGCTCTTATCTGGCGTCAGAACGCCAATCAAACCGAAGTGCTGCTGATGCGCTATAATTATGGTGGTCAGGATGTGTATGCATTGCCCGGAGGAAATCCTGACCGGGGTGAGATTTTGCCCGCAACCATTATTCGCGAACTTAGGGAGGAATTAGGCGTTTCGGTTGATGTTGGCGAAATGATTCTGGCTGGCGAAATGCTATTATCAGAACGAAATGACGATGTTCTGCATGTTGTTTTCGCGGCCCGAAACCTTCAGGGAGAGCCAGTGCTGAATCCGGATGAAACAACTGCGCTCGAATTAGTCTGGAAGCCGATAGCAGAGCTAGAGCAATTGAATCTATACCCCAATATTGGCAAAAAGATTCGACCGTGGTTTAGCTCGGCAACCTATCTGGGCTACGTCGGCCGAATTGAACAGCAGTATTTTGGCTAG